A window of the Hordeum vulgare subsp. vulgare chromosome 5H, MorexV3_pseudomolecules_assembly, whole genome shotgun sequence genome harbors these coding sequences:
- the LOC123452015 gene encoding wall-associated receptor kinase 2-like, with amino-acid sequence MAMQAASLTALLLQLCFSATAVARVTGAAPGCPTICAGVSVPYPFGIGEGCYLLGFKLTCDRALGRERLLIGGAGGTLEVVEISLANSTVRVMDTAGAVKLTVGGSGTSLDRLASSGEWSGLGDDAIAGPFVVSGTRNRFVVTGCNQQAALFGAIANVIVGCSAFCPVTDMSRSTISSEEVAACGGVGCCQTPIPIGRPSYRVQLAGLELSQERYQQLPIAVRIAETGWFEDHSAGLLNKSLLDSSEWAIPVVLEWAMNSNRLEQVQDTATGCPQNKAVTECRSSFSSCLNVSNHYRTGYVCQCGKGYQGNPYLAGGCQDVDECKLPGMCFGVCTNRPGGYECRCPSGSRGNPRDRCIKSSLGLSISIGIGSGAGLLFLVLGAIFVIRKLKQQRVKVLKRKFFRQNRGHLLQQLVSQKADIAERMIIPLVELEKTTNNFDKAREIGGGGHGTVYKGIMSDLHVVAIKKSKVVVQREINEFINEVAILSQINHRNVVKLYGCCLEIEVPLLVYEFISNWTLYDHLHVEEPEVSLPWVERLRIATETARAFAYLHSAVSIPIVHRDIKSQNILLDGTLIAKVSDFGASRCIPIDETGDTTAIQGTFGYLDPMYYYSGKLTKKSDVYCFGVLLMELLTRKKPCSYRSSEEKSLVAYFTALLATGDLASLLDPQVVLEGDKIVEEVALLAAACVRMEGGHRPTMRQVEMTLENLRVPHESVVMSDMDAPSCAMIEGGRTEEVSRQYSQEEEYLLSSRYPR; translated from the exons ATGGCGATGCAGGCGGCATCGTTGACGGCGTTGCTCTTGCAGCTCTGCTTCTCGGCGACGGCAGTggctcgggtcaccggagctgcACCGGGCTGTCCGACCATCTGCGCTGGCGTGAGCGTGCCGTACCCATTCGGCATCGGGGAAGGGTGTTACTTGCTGGGCTTCAAGCTCACCTGCGACCGGGCGCTCGGCCGAGAGCGCCTGCTCATCGGCGGCGCCGGAGGCACCCTCGAGGTCGTTGAGATCTCCCTGGCCAACTCCACGGTGCGCGTCATGGACACCGCTGGCGCCGTGAAGCTCACTGTCGGCGGCAGCGGCACTAGCCTTGACAGGCTCGCGTCCAGCGGCGAGTGGAGCGGGCTCGGAgacgacgccatcgccggcccGTTCGTGGTGTCGGGGACGCGCAACCGGTTCGTGGTCACGGGGTGCAACCAGCAGGCCGCGCTGTTCGGGGCAATCGCCAACGTCATCGTCGGCTGCTCCGCCTTCTGCCCCGTCACCGACATGTCTAGGAGCACGATCTCCTCCGAGGAGGTCGCCGCGTGCGGCGGTGTGGGCTGCTGCCAGACGCCCATCCCCATCGGCCGCCCTTCCTACAGAGTGCAGCTCGCGGGGCTGGAACTGAGCCAGGAGAGGTACCAACAGCTGCCCATCGCGGTGCGCATCGCCGAGACTGGCTGGTTCGAGGACCACTCCGCCGGGCTGCTCAACAAGTCGCTCCTGGACTCCTCGGAGTGGGCGATCCCCGTGGTGCTGGAGTGGGCGATGAACTCCAATCGGCTCGAGCAAGTACAGGATACAGCGACGGGCTGCCCGCAGAATAAGGCGGTCACTGAGTGTCGGAGCAGCTTCAGCTCATGCCTCAACGTCAGCAACCACTACCGCACTGGCTACGTGTGCCAGTGCGGGAAAGGGTACCAGGGCAACCCGTATCTTGCCGGCGGATGCCAAGACGTCGACGAGTGCAAGCTGCCCGGCATGTGCTTCGGCGTGTGCACCAATAGGCCCGGAGGGTACGAATGCCGGTGCCCGTCCGGGTCCCGTGGCAATCCCAGAGATCGCTGCATCAAATCTTCCCTAG GTTTGAGTATCAGCATAGGAATCGGCAGTGGTGCTGGCCTTCTTTTCCTAGTACTTGGTGCCATTTTTGTGATCCGGAAGCTCAAGCAGCAGAGGGTAAAAGTACTGAAGAGGAAATTTTTCAGGCAAAACAGGGGACATCTGCTGCAGCAATTGGTGTCGCAAAAGGCAGACATCGCTGAGAGGATGATCATCCCGTTGGTGGAGCTGGAGAAGACCACCAACAACTTCGACAAAGCTCGAGAGATCGGCGGTGGAGGGCACGGCACGGTGTACAAAGGGATCATGTCAGACCTGCACGTTGTGGCCATCAAGAAGTCCAAGGTTGTGGTCCAGAGGGAGATCAACGAGTTCATCAACGAGGTAGCCATCCTCTCGCAGATCAACCATCGAAATGTGGTGAAGCTCTATGGGTGCTGCCTCGAGATAGAGGTGCCGCTGTTGGTGTATGAGTTCATCTCCAACTGGACCCTTTATGATCATCTTCATGTGGAAGAGCCTGAAGTATCGTTGCCATGGGTGGAGCGCCTGAGAATTGCCACGGAGACTGCGAGAGCATTCGCTTACCTTCACTCAGCCGTGTCAATCCCTATAGTCCACAGAgatatcaaatctcagaacatcctATTAGATGGCACTCTCATAGCAAAGGTGTCAGACTTTGGAGCATCAAGGTGTATTCCGATCGATGAAACAGGGGACACAACTGCCATCCAAGGGACATTCGGGTACCTAGACCCCATGTACTACTACTCCGGAAAACTCACCAAGAAGAGTGATGTTTATTGCTTTGGCGTTCTCCTCATGGAGCTGCTTACCAGGAAAAAACCGTGCTCATACCGATCATCTGAGGAGAAAAGCCTTGTTGCATATTTCACCGCTTTGCTCGCAACGGGCGACCTCGCTAGTTTGTTAGATCCCCAGGTTGTATTGGAAGGAGACAAGATAGTTGAAGAGGTTGCTCTATTGGCAGCGGCATGCGTGAGGATGGAAGGGGGCCACCGACCAACCATGAGGCAAGTGGAGATGACACTCGAGAACCTTCGAGTACCCCATGAAAGTGTCGTGATGTCTGATATGGATGCACCAAGTTGTGCAATGATCGAGGGTGGAAGGACGGAGGAGGTCAGCAGACAATATAGCCAAGAAGAAGAATATTTGTTGTCATCAAGATACCCAAGGTAG